DNA sequence from the Coffea eugenioides isolate CCC68of chromosome 9, Ceug_1.0, whole genome shotgun sequence genome:
TGTCATCCTTCTACTTCTTCAAAATTTAGATGGTTAATTGCACCTCAGTTGCTAGGAGAGTTAGATGGTTGATTCCATGTCTTGTTCATGCATAGTCGTTATAGCTTTCACTGGTTGCATCTATTACCATAATAAGAAGGACAAAATACACTTTACCCTTGTGGTGTAGCTTATTTTCACATAATTTCTCTATAGCCCTCATAGTTTGGAGTaaagtatcaaaataacaaaaataatttaattttccTAATGAAATCTAGGAAAATGTCGAAATTATCttttgtttaaaaactaaaatgggtgaagtgactaaaatatataaacataatatgtaTGATACTCTAACCCCATATGGTTTTATGTTTTATCATATAAGCCTTTATGGTTTAGTGCTTTAtaaccatataacccccttatattttcaaaatatatgtaTAACCCCTCTATGATTAAtcaataattttcaactttatataggggtatttttgatattttagttgaTTCCGTTATGGAATGCAAATTCCGTTACTATGATACTTTAATTTAAACCAAGAGGAGGTTatctatagcttttgaaactataggggtTATGCAAAACAACACTAAACCAtaggggtaaagtgtaatttgccctaatataaaactaaaattttgaaCTCCTGACCAGACCATTgacaccattttattttttttttggtctctcAATAAAGATATATCCCTTTCCAACTACCATCAAAGATGTAACGTGGATCTTCAAgtttataatttttacattttgCAGGTGAAATTCCAAAAGAGCTTGGAAATTCAACCATGCTCAAATTCTTGGACTTAGCTGATAACCACCTAACAGGTACAACAATAGCTAATTACACATAGATTACTGACTAAGACGATCTTGCCGTCTAATTCGAAGAACAAGGGTCATTCATGCATATGCTTATTACATTATTGGCAGGCGTAATACCGCGAGAGATCGGCAATTTATACAATCTGGAAACACTCAGCTTAGGGTGGAATAACTTGACTGGTTCCATACCAGTAGAGATCTTCAACCTCTCCAGGGTAACATTGATGTCACTCGCAGGAAATCAGCTTTCAGGAAATCTTCCATCAACAGTGTTTTATGGGCTTCCAAATTTAGAACAACTTTATCTCAACTCTAACCACATTGTTGGAGACCTACCCGAGTCAATTACAAATTCTTCTAAACTTCTTGTTGTAACCGTGTCTGACAACTTCTTCACAGGCCATATTCCCATTTCCCTCGGTAACCTAAGACTCCTCCAAGTGCTGGATCTAGGAAGCAATAAGTTAGTCACTGACTTTTCGCATCCAGAGACTAGCTTCATCTCTTCCTTGGCAAATTCCAAGAATCTGAGAACATTAGCTGTGAATGACAATCCACTGAATGGCATTCTTCCGGAGTCAGTTGGGAACCTTTCTAGCTCCCTTGAAAGACTTTATGCATACAGGTGCAATCTCCAGGGAAAAGTTCCTGATGGAATTGGAAATTTGAGCAGTTTGTTTATCTTAAGCCTGTACGGTAATCAGTTGACTGGACCGTTGCCCATTACAATACAACGTCTGCAAAATCTTCAAGCGATAGTTCTTTACATGAACAAACTAAACCAAGTCAGCCTGGATTACTTCTGTACTTTCACAAAGTTGGGTGCAATAATTCTGGGCCAAAATCAAATTTCAGGAGCAGTCCCAGGTTGCTTAGAAAATGTTACTTCTCTGAGATATCTTTACCTAAATTCCAACAGATTGAAGTCTAGTATTCCTAGAACTTTGTGGAACCTTACAGACCTCTTGTTGCTCGATCTTTCCTCAAATTCACTAACTGGCTCTCTACCTCTAGAAATGCAGAACTTGAAGGCTGCAACAGGCTTGATTTTATCACTGAATAACTTATCAGGTGGCATACCAAGCACAATAGGAGATATGCAGAGCCTGGATCATCTTTCTTTGGCACACAACCAACTGGAAGGTTCAATACCGAAGTCAATTGGTAGTATCTTAAGTTTGGAAACTGTGGATCTATCACATAACTTTTTCTCtggttccattccaaaatcacttgagaaTCTTAAGTATCTTACAAGCTTCAATGTCTCTTTTAACAATTTAAGTGGCGAAATTCCTCCGAATGGCCCTTTTGCAAACTTCACTAGTGAATCCTTTATTTCAAATAAAGCACTTTGTGGAGCTCCAAGGTTACACGTCCCACCATGTGTAAGTTTTTCAGCTAAAACATCGGGAAACAAAAAGAAGTTTGTAATCATTTTTAGTACAGCAGGGGTGATAACAGTTTTAGGTGCCATGTCCCTGGGATTTGTTTACCTAAGATATCGAAGGAAAGGTAAAAGTCCCATAGAAGCAGATATGTTTACACAAGAAAGAATTTCCTTCTACAAACTTTCACAGGCAACCGATAATTACGATGAAAGGAACTTTTTGGGAAAAGGAAGTTTTGGATCTGTTTACAAAGGTACCCTTGATGATGGGAGGGTTGTGGCTGTTAAGGTGTTTGATTTACAATCAGAAGGAGCATTGATGAGTTTTGGAGCAGAAAGTGAAGCATTGCGCAATCTTCGCCATCGAAACCTCACAAAAGTCATTAGCAGCTGCTCTAATCCTGACTTCAAAGCATTGGTTCTTGAATTCATGCCTAATGGAAATCTTGAGAAGTGGTTGTATTCCAGTGACTCATCTCTAGATATTATCAAGAGATTGGACATCTTGGTGGATGTTGCTTCTGCACTGCAGTATCTCCACTACGAGTGTGCAACACCAGTAGTGCACTGTGATTTGAAGCCTAGTAATGTCCTGCTAGATGAAGATATGGTTGCCCATGTAAGTGATTTCGGCCTTACAAAGCTGTTGGCTCCAGAGGAAAGCATTGTATACACCAAAACACTAGCCACATTTTGCTATCTTGCACCAGGTATGATTTCTGTTCTggtttccccccccccccccccccccccacaacacaattttttgaaattcCAGAATTTCAAAAGCTCATTTACTTTAAATAACATATGGTGAAAAGTACTTGCCATTCTTGTAGAGTATGGATCCGAAGGAATAGTATCCCCCAAATGCGATGTTTATAGTTTTGGAATCATGGTGATGGAAGTGTTTACAAGAATGAACCCCAACAATGAGATGTTTGGTGAGACTTTGAGCCTCAGGAGTTGGGTTGTGGATTCTATGGCTAATACATTAGCTCGTATTGTAGATGCCAATTTGGTAAGCACAACTGATCATCACTATCTTGAGAGGCTGGAGTGCATTTCTTCCATCATGAAATTGGCTCTAAATTGCACGAAGAAGTCTCCGGCTGAGAGAAGCAATATTCGAGATGCTCTTGTGGCACTGAAAAAGATCAAAATTCAGCTTGTGCAATATGTGTAATATTTAAGCTTCAGTTTAGGTTGTACGCTACTGATTTTTTTGGTGATATTTATGGCTTTGGGAGTAAAATCATATATGGTTTGCTGCAACTAGGATCAAATCGTACCAACTTTAAGGGCTGGCCATCATAAATGCAGCATGTTCTTCCTATCTTGACACCAGAGtctttcaagaaaattttcagaCTTATTAAATTACTGACAACGAGGTATAAACAACATTTTGTTCAATAAGTAGTTCATCTAGTCCTCTATCAGTTTGGACATGTTAGTATAGATaatgcatttcatgaaataTTAGACTTGTATCAAGCCATAG
Encoded proteins:
- the LOC113783252 gene encoding receptor kinase-like protein Xa21, translated to MGLTGILPSQLGNLSFLISLNMSMNNFHGELPNELAWLHRLKVLDLGLNDLTGEIPEWSSSFPKLQYLSLRNNSFTGLIPPSISNMSDLRSLYLSNNSLEGNIPEEIFNISSLEMISLGGNRLSGSLPIYMCGNLPRLRVIRLSKNELSGPIPSSLVQCSELQAVSFSFNKFSGTIPKEIGKLKKLEVIYFSMNKLVGEIPKELGNSTMLKFLDLADNHLTGVIPREIGNLYNLETLSLGWNNLTGSIPVEIFNLSRVTLMSLAGNQLSGNLPSTVFYGLPNLEQLYLNSNHIVGDLPESITNSSKLLVVTVSDNFFTGHIPISLGNLRLLQVLDLGSNKLVTDFSHPETSFISSLANSKNLRTLAVNDNPLNGILPESVGNLSSSLERLYAYRCNLQGKVPDGIGNLSSLFILSLYGNQLTGPLPITIQRLQNLQAIVLYMNKLNQVSLDYFCTFTKLGAIILGQNQISGAVPGCLENVTSLRYLYLNSNRLKSSIPRTLWNLTDLLLLDLSSNSLTGSLPLEMQNLKAATGLILSLNNLSGGIPSTIGDMQSLDHLSLAHNQLEGSIPKSIGSILSLETVDLSHNFFSGSIPKSLENLKYLTSFNVSFNNLSGEIPPNGPFANFTSESFISNKALCGAPRLHVPPCVSFSAKTSGNKKKFVIIFSTAGVITVLGAMSLGFVYLRYRRKGKSPIEADMFTQERISFYKLSQATDNYDERNFLGKGSFGSVYKGTLDDGRVVAVKVFDLQSEGALMSFGAESEALRNLRHRNLTKVISSCSNPDFKALVLEFMPNGNLEKWLYSSDSSLDIIKRLDILVDVASALQYLHYECATPVVHCDLKPSNVLLDEDMVAHVSDFGLTKLLAPEESIVYTKTLATFCYLAPEYGSEGIVSPKCDVYSFGIMVMEVFTRMNPNNEMFGETLSLRSWVVDSMANTLARIVDANLVSTTDHHYLERLECISSIMKLALNCTKKSPAERSNIRDALVALKKIKIQLVQYV